One stretch of Meriones unguiculatus strain TT.TT164.6M chromosome 7, Bangor_MerUng_6.1, whole genome shotgun sequence DNA includes these proteins:
- the Pipox gene encoding peroxisomal sarcosine oxidase isoform X3, which yields MAAQKGLWDAIVIGAGIQGCFTAYHLAKHSKRVLVLEQFFLPHSRGSSHGQSRIIRRAYPEDFYTRMMDECYQTWAQLEREAGTQLHRQTELLLLGMKENPGLKTIQATLSRHGIDHEYLSPVDLKQRFPNIRFTRGEVGLLDKTGGVLYADKALRALQHRICQLGGMVCDGEKVVEIRPGLPITVKTTAKSYQASSLVITAGPWTNRILRPLGIELPLQTLRINVCYWREKVPGSYSVSQAFPCILALDLAPHHIYGLPASEYPGLMKICYHHGDSVDPEERDCPTTFSDIQDVPILCRFVRDHLPGLRPEPDIMERCMYTAARLLPGSHSLYFPEEL from the exons ATGGCCGCTCAGAAAGGTCTCTGGGATGCTATTGTGATTGGAGCAGGCATCCAGGGCTGCTTCACGGCTTACCACCTGGCCAAACACTCGAAGAGGGTCCTCGTGTTGGAGCAG ttctttcttcctcattcccGGGGAAGCTCGCATGGACAGAGCCGCATAATCAGAAGGGCTTATCCAGAGGACTTCTACACAAGGATGATGGATGAATGCTATCAGACGTGGGCCCAGCTGGAGCGCGAGGCTGGAACCCAGCTGCACAG gcaGACTGAGCTCTTGTTGCTGGGGATGAAGGAGAATCCAGGATTAAAGACAATCCAGGCCACGCTGTCGAGGCATGGGATTGACCACGAGTATCTCTCACCAGTGGATTTAAAGCAACGTTTCCCAAACATTCGGTTCACCAGGGGAGAAGTGGGGCTCTTAGACAAGACTGGAGGTGTCCTCTATGCAGACAAGGCCCTCCGAGCCCTCCAG CATCGAATTTGTCAGCTAGGAGGCATGGTGTGCGATGGAGAGAAGGTAGTGGAGATAAGACCTGGCCTGCCCATCACGGTGAAGACCACCGCAAAGAGCTACCAAGCCAGCAGCTTGGTCATCACTGCGGGTCCCTGGACTAACCGGATCCTCCGTCCCCTGGGAATTGAGTTGCCTCTCCAG aCCCTTAGGATTAATGTGTGTTACTGGCGAGAGAAGGTCCCTGGGAGCTATAGCGTGTCGCAGGCTTTTCCATGCATCCTGGCTCTGGATCTGGCCCCCCACCACATCTACGGACTGCCAGCATCAGAGTACCCGGGGCTGATGAag ATCTGCTATCACCATGGTGACAGTGTGGACCCAGAGGAGCGGGACTGCCCCACAACCTTCTCAGACATCCAAGACGTTCCGATCCTATGCCGCTTTGTCAGGGATCATTTACCAGGCCTGCGGCCCGAGCCAGACATCATGGAGCGCTGCATGTACACG GCGGCGAGGCTTTTGCCTGGCAGCCATTCCCTATATTTCCCAGAAGAGCTCTAA
- the Pipox gene encoding peroxisomal sarcosine oxidase isoform X1, producing MAAQKGLWDAIVIGAGIQGCFTAYHLAKHSKRVLVLEQFFLPHSRGSSHGQSRIIRRAYPEDFYTRMMDECYQTWAQLEREAGTQLHRQTELLLLGMKENPGLKTIQATLSRHGIDHEYLSPVDLKQRFPNIRFTRGEVGLLDKTGGVLYADKALRALQHRICQLGGMVCDGEKVVEIRPGLPITVKTTAKSYQASSLVITAGPWTNRILRPLGIELPLQTLRINVCYWREKVPGSYSVSQAFPCILALDLAPHHIYGLPASEYPGLMKICYHHGDSVDPEERDCPTTFSDIQDVPILCRFVRDHLPGLRPEPDIMERCMYTCHRNPRSLRTTEALPFAPAALSVLIFCLDLERCLAPCSLIKVNCQVLMKTELLHRKESKRHTCLETPFNV from the exons ATGGCCGCTCAGAAAGGTCTCTGGGATGCTATTGTGATTGGAGCAGGCATCCAGGGCTGCTTCACGGCTTACCACCTGGCCAAACACTCGAAGAGGGTCCTCGTGTTGGAGCAG ttctttcttcctcattcccGGGGAAGCTCGCATGGACAGAGCCGCATAATCAGAAGGGCTTATCCAGAGGACTTCTACACAAGGATGATGGATGAATGCTATCAGACGTGGGCCCAGCTGGAGCGCGAGGCTGGAACCCAGCTGCACAG gcaGACTGAGCTCTTGTTGCTGGGGATGAAGGAGAATCCAGGATTAAAGACAATCCAGGCCACGCTGTCGAGGCATGGGATTGACCACGAGTATCTCTCACCAGTGGATTTAAAGCAACGTTTCCCAAACATTCGGTTCACCAGGGGAGAAGTGGGGCTCTTAGACAAGACTGGAGGTGTCCTCTATGCAGACAAGGCCCTCCGAGCCCTCCAG CATCGAATTTGTCAGCTAGGAGGCATGGTGTGCGATGGAGAGAAGGTAGTGGAGATAAGACCTGGCCTGCCCATCACGGTGAAGACCACCGCAAAGAGCTACCAAGCCAGCAGCTTGGTCATCACTGCGGGTCCCTGGACTAACCGGATCCTCCGTCCCCTGGGAATTGAGTTGCCTCTCCAG aCCCTTAGGATTAATGTGTGTTACTGGCGAGAGAAGGTCCCTGGGAGCTATAGCGTGTCGCAGGCTTTTCCATGCATCCTGGCTCTGGATCTGGCCCCCCACCACATCTACGGACTGCCAGCATCAGAGTACCCGGGGCTGATGAag ATCTGCTATCACCATGGTGACAGTGTGGACCCAGAGGAGCGGGACTGCCCCACAACCTTCTCAGACATCCAAGACGTTCCGATCCTATGCCGCTTTGTCAGGGATCATTTACCAGGCCTGCGGCCCGAGCCAGACATCATGGAGCGCTGCATGTACACG TGCCACAGGAATCCACGGAGTCTCCGAACCACCGAGGCACTGCCCTTCGCGCCTGCTGCTTTGTCTGTCCTCATCTTCTGTCTGGATCTGGAAAGATGTTTAGCTCCCTGCTCTCTCATTAAGGTGAATTGTCAGGTCCTTATGAAGACAGAACTGTTACACCggaaagaaagcaagagacaCACTTGCTTGGAAACCCCGTTCAATGTTTGA
- the Pipox gene encoding peroxisomal sarcosine oxidase isoform X2, with amino-acid sequence MAAQKGLWDAIVIGAGIQGCFTAYHLAKHSKRVLVLEQFFLPHSRGSSHGQSRIIRRAYPEDFYTRMMDECYQTWAQLEREAGTQLHRQTELLLLGMKENPGLKTIQATLSRHGIDHEYLSPVDLKQRFPNIRFTRGEVGLLDKTGGVLYADKALRALQHRICQLGGMVCDGEKVVEIRPGLPITVKTTAKSYQASSLVITAGPWTNRILRPLGIELPLQTLRINVCYWREKVPGSYSVSQAFPCILALDLAPHHIYGLPASEYPGLMKICYHHGDSVDPEERDCPTTFSDIQDVPILCRFVRDHLPGLRPEPDIMERCMYTNTPDEHFLLDCHPKYDNIVIGAGFSGHGFKLAPVVGKILYELSMKLPPSYDLAPFRISRFSTLSKAHL; translated from the exons ATGGCCGCTCAGAAAGGTCTCTGGGATGCTATTGTGATTGGAGCAGGCATCCAGGGCTGCTTCACGGCTTACCACCTGGCCAAACACTCGAAGAGGGTCCTCGTGTTGGAGCAG ttctttcttcctcattcccGGGGAAGCTCGCATGGACAGAGCCGCATAATCAGAAGGGCTTATCCAGAGGACTTCTACACAAGGATGATGGATGAATGCTATCAGACGTGGGCCCAGCTGGAGCGCGAGGCTGGAACCCAGCTGCACAG gcaGACTGAGCTCTTGTTGCTGGGGATGAAGGAGAATCCAGGATTAAAGACAATCCAGGCCACGCTGTCGAGGCATGGGATTGACCACGAGTATCTCTCACCAGTGGATTTAAAGCAACGTTTCCCAAACATTCGGTTCACCAGGGGAGAAGTGGGGCTCTTAGACAAGACTGGAGGTGTCCTCTATGCAGACAAGGCCCTCCGAGCCCTCCAG CATCGAATTTGTCAGCTAGGAGGCATGGTGTGCGATGGAGAGAAGGTAGTGGAGATAAGACCTGGCCTGCCCATCACGGTGAAGACCACCGCAAAGAGCTACCAAGCCAGCAGCTTGGTCATCACTGCGGGTCCCTGGACTAACCGGATCCTCCGTCCCCTGGGAATTGAGTTGCCTCTCCAG aCCCTTAGGATTAATGTGTGTTACTGGCGAGAGAAGGTCCCTGGGAGCTATAGCGTGTCGCAGGCTTTTCCATGCATCCTGGCTCTGGATCTGGCCCCCCACCACATCTACGGACTGCCAGCATCAGAGTACCCGGGGCTGATGAag ATCTGCTATCACCATGGTGACAGTGTGGACCCAGAGGAGCGGGACTGCCCCACAACCTTCTCAGACATCCAAGACGTTCCGATCCTATGCCGCTTTGTCAGGGATCATTTACCAGGCCTGCGGCCCGAGCCAGACATCATGGAGCGCTGCATGTACACG AACACTCCCGATGAGCACTTTCTTCTTGATTGCCACCCAAAATATGACAACATTGTCATCGGTGCTGGATTCTCTG GGCATGGTTTTAAGTTGGCCCCTGTTGTGGGGAAGATCCTCTATGAGCTAAGCATGAAATTACCGCCATCTTATGACTTGGCACCATTTCGAATAAGCCGCTTCTCTACACTGAGCAAAGCCCACCTTTGA